The Vallicoccus soli genome window below encodes:
- the dacB gene encoding D-alanyl-D-alanine carboxypeptidase/D-alanyl-D-alanine endopeptidase, which translates to MRVRPTARRGALPAALAAVLLATGAPAPAATTDPGAAPAGTPPAGTAPAGTAPADGGPGTAPPVLGALDAAAPAPGPVGLARALDPLLADPDLGPAVSATVVDAATGRPLFRRSGDVPRIPASVTKVVTAAAVLRALGPDAVLRTSVVPGARDGSLVLVGGGDPLLTAREREPGALRPASLVDLADATAAVLRERRGAAGGPAPVALAVDDRLFSGPGAAPSWKPSYVGDGEVAPVAALAADHGLARPGTGDDARVGDPALAAGESFAALLRERGVPVRGAVRRAAAPAGAQPLAEVASPPVSALVERMLQASDNDVAEALARHAAVAEGAAADFAGAGATTTGALREEVADLGPAAGRLRLLDGSGLSRGNRLTSDAVALLLAEAGDAGDGRPLEALLPGLPVAGFSGTLATRYLEGPARSGAGLVRAKTGSLSGVTTLAGQVVDARGRLLTFAVLADDVTDAYGARAALDRVVAAVAACACG; encoded by the coding sequence GTGCGCGTACGGCCGACCGCGCGCCGCGGCGCCCTGCCGGCGGCCCTCGCGGCGGTGCTGCTGGCGACCGGGGCGCCCGCCCCAGCGGCCACCACGGACCCCGGCGCCGCCCCTGCCGGCACCCCCCCTGCCGGCACCGCCCCTGCCGGCACCGCCCCTGCGGACGGCGGCCCCGGCACCGCCCCGCCGGTGCTCGGGGCCCTCGACGCCGCGGCGCCCGCCCCGGGGCCCGTCGGGCTCGCCCGGGCCCTCGACCCGCTCCTCGCCGACCCGGACCTGGGCCCCGCGGTCAGCGCGACCGTCGTCGACGCCGCCACCGGCCGCCCGCTGTTCCGCCGCTCCGGGGACGTGCCGCGCATCCCGGCGTCGGTGACCAAGGTCGTCACCGCGGCCGCCGTGCTGCGCGCCCTCGGCCCGGACGCGGTCCTGCGCACGAGCGTCGTCCCCGGTGCGCGGGACGGCTCGCTCGTGCTCGTCGGGGGCGGCGACCCGCTGCTCACGGCCCGCGAGCGCGAGCCCGGCGCGCTGCGGCCCGCCTCGCTCGTCGACCTCGCCGACGCGACCGCCGCGGTGCTGCGGGAGCGGCGGGGCGCGGCCGGTGGCCCGGCGCCCGTCGCGCTCGCCGTCGACGACCGCCTCTTCTCCGGGCCGGGCGCCGCGCCGAGCTGGAAGCCGAGCTACGTGGGCGACGGCGAGGTCGCGCCGGTCGCGGCCCTGGCCGCCGACCACGGCCTGGCCCGCCCCGGCACCGGCGACGACGCACGGGTGGGCGACCCGGCGCTGGCGGCCGGGGAGTCCTTCGCCGCGCTGTTGCGCGAGCGCGGGGTGCCGGTGCGCGGAGCGGTGCGCCGCGCCGCCGCGCCCGCGGGGGCGCAGCCGCTCGCCGAGGTCGCCTCCCCGCCGGTCTCCGCGCTCGTCGAGCGCATGCTGCAGGCGAGCGACAACGACGTGGCCGAGGCGCTCGCCCGGCACGCCGCCGTCGCCGAGGGGGCGGCCGCCGACTTCGCGGGAGCCGGGGCGACGACGACCGGGGCCCTGCGCGAGGAGGTCGCGGACCTCGGGCCCGCCGCGGGGCGCCTGCGCCTGCTCGACGGCAGCGGCCTGTCCCGGGGCAACCGGCTGACGAGCGACGCGGTGGCGCTGCTGCTCGCCGAGGCCGGCGACGCCGGCGACGGCCGCCCGCTCGAGGCGCTGCTGCCGGGCCTGCCGGTCGCCGGGTTCAGCGGCACGCTCGCCACCCGCTACCTCGAGGGACCGGCCCGCTCCGGTGCGGGGCTGGTGCGCGCGAAGACCGGCAGCCTGAGCGGCGTCACGACGCTGGCCGGGCAGGTCGTCGACGCCCGCGGGCGGCTGCTCACCTTCGCCGTCCTCGCCGACGACGTCACCGACGCCTACGGCGCCCGCGCCGCGCTCGACCGCGTCGTCGCCGCCGTCGCCGCCTGCGCCTGCGGCTGA
- a CDS encoding zinc-dependent metalloprotease, whose amino-acid sequence MSDAAGATGPRTPGPGGPDTVDWDLAVTTAERLVRPGPAVTRDEARAVVADLHRHAVAAQRHVRDVTGLHAPAGGASGVAVIDRPGWVRANAAGFRTLLEPLAEVLKEKRGGRTSALAQAVGPRVTAVETGALLAFLSGKVLGQYELFPPWGGDADPGAAPAGRLLLVAPNVVQAERDMGVDPRDFRLWVCVHEETHRVQFGAVPWLRTHLVGEVRALVEATDVDPAVLLRRLRTAAGAVGDALRAGPEAAPDGGTSLLEAVQSPRQREVLDRITALMSLLEGHADVVMDAVGPAVIPSVAQIRERFQRRREGSGRLDVALRRLLGLDAKMRQYRDGARFVEGVVARVGMDGFNTVWTSPETLPTRAELADPAAWVARTGPRRIGA is encoded by the coding sequence ATGAGCGACGCGGCGGGCGCCACCGGCCCGAGGACCCCGGGGCCCGGCGGGCCCGACACGGTCGACTGGGACCTCGCGGTCACGACGGCGGAGCGCCTCGTGCGCCCGGGCCCGGCGGTGACCCGCGACGAGGCGCGCGCCGTCGTCGCCGACCTGCACCGGCACGCGGTGGCGGCGCAGCGGCACGTGCGCGACGTGACGGGCCTGCACGCGCCGGCCGGGGGCGCCTCCGGCGTGGCGGTGATCGACCGGCCGGGGTGGGTGCGGGCCAACGCCGCCGGGTTCCGCACGCTGCTCGAGCCGCTCGCCGAGGTGCTCAAGGAGAAGCGCGGCGGACGCACCTCGGCGCTCGCGCAGGCCGTCGGCCCGCGGGTGACCGCCGTGGAGACGGGGGCGCTGCTCGCCTTCCTCTCCGGCAAGGTGCTCGGGCAGTACGAGCTCTTCCCCCCGTGGGGCGGGGACGCGGACCCCGGCGCGGCGCCGGCCGGGCGCCTGCTGCTCGTCGCGCCGAACGTCGTGCAGGCCGAGCGCGACATGGGCGTGGACCCCCGCGACTTCCGGCTGTGGGTCTGCGTGCACGAGGAGACCCACCGGGTGCAGTTCGGCGCGGTGCCGTGGCTGCGCACCCACCTCGTCGGCGAGGTGCGCGCCCTCGTCGAGGCGACGGACGTCGACCCCGCCGTGCTGCTGCGCCGCCTGCGGACGGCCGCGGGAGCGGTCGGCGACGCGCTGCGGGCCGGGCCGGAGGCGGCGCCCGACGGCGGCACCTCGCTGCTCGAGGCCGTGCAGTCCCCGCGCCAGCGCGAGGTCCTCGACCGGATCACTGCGCTCATGTCGCTGCTCGAGGGCCACGCCGACGTCGTCATGGACGCCGTCGGCCCCGCGGTCATCCCGTCGGTGGCGCAGATCCGCGAGCGCTTCCAGCGCCGGCGCGAGGGGTCCGGCCGCCTCGACGTGGCCCTGCGCCGGCTGCTGGGGCTCGACGCCAAGATGCGGCAGTACCGCGACGGGGCGCGCTTCGTCGAGGGGGTCGTGGCGCGGGTCGGGATGGACGGCTTCAACACGGTGTGGACCTCGCCCGAGACCCTGCCGACCCGGGCCGAGCTCGCCGACCCGGCGGCGTGGGTCGCGCGCACCGGCCCGCGCCGGATCGGCGCCTAG
- a CDS encoding DedA family protein — protein sequence MAEAEGTSGLTGLSGFVLDVIDAAGEVGVGLLTLVETVFPPIPSEVVLPLAGYLAERGRLELWAVLVLSTLGSLLGALLLYGLAARLGQERSTALLARLPLVDAEDVEQATAWFHRHGSAAVLLGRLVPGVRSLVSLPAGATRMPLVPFCLLTLLGSAVWNGLLVGGGVALGTQWRTVERYSGWLDVALVVAVVVALLALVRHRLRKRRRGAAPRA from the coding sequence GTGGCGGAGGCGGAGGGCACGAGCGGTCTGACCGGTCTCAGCGGGTTCGTGCTGGACGTCATCGACGCCGCCGGCGAGGTGGGCGTGGGCCTGCTGACCCTGGTCGAGACGGTCTTCCCGCCGATCCCCAGCGAGGTGGTGCTGCCGCTCGCCGGCTACCTGGCCGAGCGCGGCCGGCTCGAGCTGTGGGCCGTCCTGGTGCTCTCCACGCTGGGGAGCCTGCTGGGCGCGCTGCTGCTGTACGGCCTCGCCGCGCGCCTCGGCCAGGAGCGCTCGACCGCGCTGCTCGCCCGGCTGCCGCTCGTCGACGCCGAGGACGTGGAGCAGGCCACGGCGTGGTTCCACCGGCACGGCAGCGCCGCGGTGCTCCTCGGGCGGCTGGTGCCGGGCGTGCGCTCGCTCGTGTCGCTGCCGGCCGGGGCGACGCGCATGCCGCTCGTGCCGTTCTGCCTGCTCACGCTGCTCGGCAGCGCGGTGTGGAACGGGCTGCTCGTCGGCGGCGGGGTCGCCCTGGGCACGCAGTGGCGCACCGTCGAGCGGTACTCGGGGTGGCTGGACGTCGCCCTCGTCGTCGCCGTCGTCGTGGCCCTGCTGGCCCTCGTCCGGCACCGCCTGCGCAAGCGGCGGCGAGGAGCCGCGCCGAGGGCTTGA
- a CDS encoding APC family permease, with translation MGATSAGARQRGTDEGGTPLRRAISGRLLYLFILGDVLGAGVYALAGEVAAETGGAVWVPLLVALLLALLTAASYAELVTKYPRAGGAAVFAQRAYGRPLVSFLVGFCMLAAGVTSVAGLALAFGGDYLGAFVDLPPVPVALVFLLAVGLLNARGIKDSLAANAVMTVVEVTGLVVVVVLGAMVVAGGDGDVGRVTEFREGTSAGGAVLAGAVLAFYSFVGFETSANVAEETQDPRRAFPRALFLGLGTAGLLYVLVGLAASAAVPTDELAGSTGPLLQVVEAAGTGLPPEVFSAVALVAVANGALLTSIMASRLAYGMAVEGLLPRPLARVLPGRRTPGVAIAATLAVSMALALTGDLAELAATVVLLLLVVFISTNVAVLVLRRQPVDHDHFRTPTALPVLGVASCVLLLFQQEGGVWLRAGLLLLAGLALYGLQRALGGGRAAAGRGAA, from the coding sequence GTGGGAGCGACGAGCGCGGGCGCGCGGCAGCGGGGCACCGACGAGGGCGGCACGCCGCTGCGGCGCGCCATCTCGGGGCGGCTGCTCTACCTCTTCATCCTCGGCGACGTGCTCGGCGCGGGCGTGTACGCGCTCGCCGGCGAGGTCGCGGCCGAGACGGGCGGCGCGGTCTGGGTGCCGCTGCTCGTCGCGCTGCTGCTCGCGCTGCTGACCGCGGCCTCGTACGCCGAGCTGGTCACCAAGTACCCCCGCGCCGGCGGCGCGGCGGTGTTCGCCCAGCGCGCGTACGGCCGCCCGCTCGTCTCCTTCCTCGTCGGCTTCTGCATGCTGGCGGCCGGCGTGACGAGCGTCGCCGGCCTCGCGCTGGCCTTCGGCGGCGACTACCTCGGCGCCTTCGTCGACCTGCCGCCGGTGCCGGTCGCGCTCGTGTTCCTGCTGGCCGTCGGCCTGCTCAACGCCCGCGGCATCAAGGACTCCCTCGCCGCGAACGCCGTCATGACGGTCGTCGAGGTGACCGGCCTGGTCGTCGTGGTGGTGCTCGGCGCGATGGTCGTGGCGGGCGGCGACGGCGACGTCGGGCGCGTCACGGAGTTCCGCGAGGGCACGAGCGCCGGCGGCGCGGTCCTCGCCGGCGCGGTGCTGGCCTTCTACTCCTTCGTCGGGTTCGAGACCTCGGCCAACGTCGCGGAGGAGACGCAGGACCCGCGGCGCGCGTTCCCCCGCGCGCTCTTCCTCGGCCTGGGGACGGCCGGCCTGCTCTACGTCCTCGTCGGGCTCGCGGCGTCCGCGGCCGTGCCCACCGACGAGCTGGCGGGGTCGACCGGCCCGCTGCTGCAGGTCGTCGAGGCCGCGGGCACCGGCCTGCCGCCGGAGGTGTTCAGCGCCGTCGCGCTCGTCGCCGTGGCCAACGGGGCGCTGCTCACGTCGATCATGGCGAGCCGGCTGGCGTACGGGATGGCCGTCGAGGGCCTGCTCCCCCGCCCGCTGGCCCGGGTGCTGCCGGGCCGGCGCACCCCCGGCGTCGCCATCGCGGCCACGCTCGCCGTCTCCATGGCCCTGGCGCTGACCGGCGACCTCGCCGAGCTCGCCGCGACGGTCGTCCTGCTCCTGCTCGTCGTCTTCATCAGCACGAACGTCGCGGTGCTCGTCCTGCGCCGCCAGCCGGTGGACCACGACCACTTCCGCACCCCCACTGCGCTGCCGGTGCTGGGCGTCGCCTCGTGCGTGCTGCTGCTCTTCCAGCAGGAGGGCGGGGTGTGGCTGCGCGCCGGCCTGCTCCTGCTCGCCGGCCTCGCGCTCTACGGGCTGCAGCGGGCGCTCGGCGGGGGCCGCGCGGCCGCGGGCCGCGGGGCCGCCTGA
- a CDS encoding MFS transporter, whose product MAGVEERAGLRLGTPAGRWVLLATVLASGVAMLDATVVNVALPALAEDLDAGLAGLQWTVNGYTLTLASLILLGGSLGDRLGRRRVLVAGAVWFGVASVLCALAPTVEALVVARALQGVGGALLTPGSLAIIAASFHPDDRARAVGAWSGLGGVAGAAGPFLGGWLVGTVGWRGVFLVNVPLVAVVVAVALRHVPETRDPGADGRLDVPGAVLGALGLGGVTYALVAAGEQGWSPAVAASGAAGALALAAFVVAERRGRSPMVPPGLFASRQFTATNAATAAVYAALGAVFFLLVLQLQVVSGFSPLAAGTALLPVTAVMLVGSARAGALAQRTGPRLPMTAGPLVAAGGLLLLLRVGPGAGWVGDVLPAALLLGLGLTLTVAPLTAAVLAAAPAEHAGVASGVNNAVARAAQLLAVAVVPLAAGLGEGAYGDPARFDAGFRVAMVLSAGLMVLGALVSAAFVRGGAAGAPLPAPAGPAPAEQPAPVPSAPVPSPRSHCAVDGPPLLEREERPSRP is encoded by the coding sequence GTGGCGGGCGTCGAGGAGCGCGCCGGGCTCCGGCTGGGGACCCCGGCGGGGCGCTGGGTGCTGCTCGCGACGGTGCTCGCCTCGGGCGTGGCCATGCTCGACGCCACCGTCGTCAACGTCGCGCTGCCCGCCCTCGCGGAGGACCTGGACGCCGGGCTGGCCGGCCTGCAGTGGACGGTGAACGGCTACACGCTGACCCTCGCGAGCCTCATCCTGCTCGGCGGCTCGCTGGGCGACCGGCTGGGCCGGCGCCGGGTGCTCGTCGCGGGCGCCGTGTGGTTCGGCGTCGCCTCGGTGCTGTGCGCGCTCGCCCCGACCGTCGAGGCGCTCGTCGTGGCCCGCGCCCTGCAGGGCGTCGGCGGGGCGCTGCTCACGCCGGGGAGCCTGGCGATCATCGCGGCGTCCTTCCACCCCGACGACCGCGCCCGCGCGGTCGGCGCCTGGTCGGGCCTCGGCGGGGTCGCCGGCGCCGCCGGGCCGTTCCTCGGCGGCTGGCTCGTGGGCACCGTGGGCTGGCGCGGGGTGTTCCTCGTCAACGTCCCCCTCGTCGCCGTGGTCGTCGCCGTGGCGCTGCGGCACGTCCCCGAGACGCGGGACCCCGGGGCCGACGGCCGCCTCGACGTCCCCGGCGCGGTCCTCGGCGCGCTGGGCCTCGGCGGGGTCACGTACGCGCTCGTCGCCGCCGGCGAGCAGGGCTGGTCGCCGGCGGTGGCGGCGTCGGGGGCGGCGGGCGCCCTCGCCCTGGCGGCGTTCGTCGTCGCCGAGCGGCGCGGCCGCTCGCCGATGGTCCCGCCGGGCCTCTTCGCCTCCCGGCAGTTCACGGCGACGAACGCCGCCACCGCGGCCGTGTACGCCGCCCTCGGCGCCGTCTTCTTCCTCCTCGTCCTGCAGCTGCAGGTGGTGAGCGGCTTCTCCCCGCTCGCCGCGGGCACCGCGCTGCTGCCGGTGACGGCCGTGATGCTCGTCGGGTCGGCCCGCGCCGGCGCGCTCGCCCAGCGCACCGGCCCGCGCCTGCCCATGACCGCCGGCCCGCTGGTGGCGGCCGGCGGGCTGCTGCTCCTGCTGAGGGTGGGCCCGGGCGCCGGCTGGGTGGGCGACGTGCTGCCCGCCGCGCTGCTGCTCGGCCTCGGCCTGACGCTCACCGTCGCCCCGCTGACGGCGGCGGTCCTCGCCGCGGCGCCGGCCGAGCACGCCGGCGTCGCCTCGGGGGTCAACAACGCGGTGGCGCGGGCGGCGCAGCTGCTCGCCGTCGCGGTCGTGCCGCTCGCGGCCGGGCTCGGCGAGGGCGCGTACGGCGACCCGGCCCGCTTCGACGCCGGCTTCCGCGTCGCGATGGTCCTCAGCGCCGGGCTCATGGTCCTCGGCGCGCTGGTCTCGGCGGCCTTCGTGCGCGGGGGCGCGGCGGGCGCCCCGCTCCCGGCCCCCGCGGGCCCGGCGCCGGCGGAGCAGCCGGCCCCGGTGCCGTCGGCCCCGGTGCCGTCCCCGCGCTCGCACTGCGCGGTCGACGGCCCGCCGCTGCTCGAGCGCGAGGAGCGCCCGTCCCGGCCGTGA
- a CDS encoding inorganic diphosphatase has protein sequence MEFDVLIEIPKGQRNKYEVDHETGRIRLDRMLFTSTRYPHDYGFIEDTLGDDGDPLDALVILEEPTFPGCLIRCRAIGMFRMTDEAGGDDKVLCVPSADPRREHLRDIGDVPEFDRLEIQHFFEVYKDLEPGKSVEGATWVGREEAEAEIDRSVARLKEQGGSTPH, from the coding sequence GTGGAGTTCGACGTCCTCATCGAGATCCCGAAGGGGCAGCGCAACAAGTACGAGGTCGACCACGAGACGGGCCGCATCCGGCTCGACCGCATGCTCTTCACCTCGACGCGCTACCCGCACGACTACGGCTTCATCGAGGACACGCTCGGCGACGACGGCGACCCGCTCGACGCGCTCGTCATCCTCGAGGAGCCCACGTTCCCCGGCTGCCTCATCCGCTGCCGGGCCATCGGGATGTTCCGCATGACGGACGAGGCCGGCGGCGACGACAAGGTGCTGTGCGTGCCCTCCGCGGACCCGCGGCGCGAGCACCTGCGCGACATCGGGGACGTCCCCGAGTTCGACCGCCTGGAGATCCAGCACTTCTTCGAGGTCTACAAGGACCTCGAGCCCGGCAAGTCCGTCGAGGGCGCGACCTGGGTGGGCCGCGAGGAGGCCGAGGCGGAGATCGACCGCTCCGTCGCCCGCCTGAAGGAGCAGGGCGGCTCCACCCCGCACTGA
- a CDS encoding transglycosylase family protein, whose amino-acid sequence MRLRTPRTARRRAAAAVLAAPLAAGALVAGALGAAPASAASDATWDRLAMCESSGRWNINTGNGYYGGLQFSQGSWEFVGGLRYAKRADLATRTQQVAAAERLLDLQGWGAWPACSRKLGLTAAHAAGTPASLARPAAPKPAPAGARAYVVRAGDTLSKIARAQRVAGGWQAIWAKNRAALPNPNVLKVGQRLLLP is encoded by the coding sequence ATGCGCCTGCGCACCCCCCGGACCGCCCGCCGCCGCGCCGCCGCGGCCGTCCTCGCCGCCCCGCTCGCCGCGGGCGCGCTCGTCGCCGGCGCCCTCGGCGCGGCGCCGGCCTCCGCCGCCTCCGACGCCACCTGGGACCGCCTCGCGATGTGCGAGAGCAGCGGCCGCTGGAACATCAACACCGGCAACGGCTACTACGGCGGCCTGCAGTTCTCCCAGGGCTCGTGGGAGTTCGTCGGCGGGCTGCGCTACGCCAAGCGCGCCGACCTCGCCACGCGCACCCAGCAGGTGGCCGCCGCCGAGCGGCTGCTCGACCTGCAGGGCTGGGGCGCTTGGCCCGCCTGCTCGCGCAAGCTCGGCCTGACCGCCGCGCACGCCGCCGGCACGCCCGCGAGCCTGGCCCGCCCGGCCGCGCCGAAGCCGGCCCCGGCCGGCGCGCGGGCGTACGTCGTCCGCGCCGGCGACACGCTGTCCAAGATCGCCCGGGCCCAGCGGGTCGCCGGCGGCTGGCAGGCGATCTGGGCCAAGAACCGCGCCGCGCTGCCCAACCCGAACGTGCTCAAGGTCGGCCAGCGCCTGCTCCTGCCCTGA
- a CDS encoding diguanylate cyclase domain-containing protein, with translation MPDGQAERRGLAALRRLHRVGAALRSPAGLDETMQAVVDGVVDALGFGVAVANVRQADGSFRVIAAAGPDDVRDTLLGHVSTAGSFEEEFAAAEEWGLLRFVPHDALPEGATGWVPDLEVSDEPDAWHPLDALFAPLQGADGELLGILSVDLPHDGRRPGATQRELLELFAVQAGLAVEGARLRERLLAERSELALERVRLAESESAFRLAFEGASNGMAIVRLDAPALGVLVRVNAEYARILGAPPQDLPGRTAERVLHPEDHARALAALQAVSSGRREAAREDLRVVHPDGRTAWVRFRCSALSPGGDGRRFGLITAEDVTSEREREARLRHRADHDALTGLPNRPLLLRRLEAAARQAAATTRPGAVLFCDLDGFKQVNDLHGHAAGDAVLREVARRLLGEVRAHDTVARLGGDEFVVVAEDLDDEGVARVVARLRSAVAQPLEGLPERVTLSVGVARLTGEAAAADLLAEADAAMYRAKRGRVAEGATG, from the coding sequence ATGCCCGACGGGCAGGCCGAGCGGCGCGGGCTGGCGGCCCTGCGCCGGCTCCACCGCGTCGGCGCCGCGCTGCGCTCCCCCGCCGGGCTGGACGAGACCATGCAGGCGGTGGTCGACGGGGTGGTCGACGCGCTCGGGTTCGGCGTGGCGGTGGCCAACGTCCGGCAGGCCGACGGCTCCTTCCGCGTCATCGCCGCCGCCGGCCCGGACGACGTGCGCGACACGCTGCTGGGCCACGTGAGCACCGCCGGCTCGTTCGAGGAGGAGTTCGCGGCGGCCGAGGAGTGGGGGCTGCTGCGGTTCGTGCCGCACGACGCGCTGCCCGAGGGCGCGACCGGCTGGGTGCCCGACCTCGAGGTGAGCGACGAGCCCGACGCGTGGCACCCCCTCGACGCGCTCTTCGCCCCGCTGCAGGGCGCCGACGGCGAGCTGCTCGGCATCCTCTCGGTCGACCTGCCGCACGACGGGCGCCGCCCCGGCGCGACCCAGCGCGAGCTGCTCGAGCTGTTCGCCGTGCAGGCGGGGCTCGCGGTGGAGGGGGCCCGGCTGCGCGAGCGGCTGCTCGCCGAGCGCTCCGAGCTGGCGCTGGAGCGGGTGCGCCTCGCCGAGAGCGAGTCGGCCTTCCGCCTCGCCTTCGAGGGCGCCTCCAACGGGATGGCCATCGTCCGGCTCGACGCGCCGGCCCTCGGGGTGCTGGTGCGGGTCAACGCGGAGTACGCCCGCATCCTCGGCGCCCCGCCGCAGGACCTGCCGGGGCGCACCGCGGAGCGCGTGCTGCACCCCGAGGACCACGCGCGGGCGCTCGCCGCCCTGCAGGCGGTCAGCTCCGGGCGGCGCGAGGCCGCGCGCGAGGACCTGCGGGTCGTCCACCCGGACGGGCGCACGGCGTGGGTCCGCTTCCGCTGCTCGGCCCTGAGCCCCGGCGGCGACGGCCGCCGCTTCGGCCTCATCACGGCCGAGGACGTGACGAGCGAGCGCGAGCGCGAGGCCCGGCTGCGGCACCGCGCCGACCACGACGCGCTCACCGGGCTGCCGAACCGCCCGCTGCTGCTGCGCCGGCTCGAGGCCGCGGCGCGCCAGGCCGCGGCGACGACCCGCCCCGGCGCGGTCCTCTTCTGCGACCTCGACGGCTTCAAGCAGGTCAACGACCTGCACGGGCACGCGGCGGGCGACGCGGTGCTGCGCGAGGTGGCGCGCCGGCTGCTCGGCGAGGTGCGCGCCCACGACACCGTGGCCCGGCTCGGCGGCGACGAGTTCGTCGTCGTGGCCGAGGACCTCGACGACGAGGGCGTCGCGCGCGTCGTCGCGCGCCTGCGCTCGGCCGTGGCCCAGCCGCTCGAGGGGCTGCCGGAGCGGGTGACCCTCAGCGTCGGCGTCGCCCGGCTCACCGGCGAGGCGGCGGCCGCCGACCTGCTGGCCGAGGCCGACGCCGCGATGTACCGCGCCAAGCGCGGCCGCGTCGCCGAGGGCGCCACGGGCTAG
- a CDS encoding cytochrome P450 produces MSAPPPAPTPTPARTAGPPAGPSREPYAPGELPPGPRAPAAVQTVAFHRDPLGTLQRARDRYGDLVTVRLLLAGTLVECCDPQDARRVLDADPGTGQAGRARQGLLGMVSERSVLGGDGAAHREARARVAAAFVPAALEGLAPRVAALAAEHAASWPTGRPTRLLPRVRALCDDVFVRLVLGVEDPGRARALAGAVQRMLWTPGNPPTPVPGQQAGPLVQAAARAAFAQRSAAARRLLADEVRARRAAGRAGGGAVGALLADDALGVGDAVDQLLPLTMAGQEPPAAGLAWVLERSSRLPALDAGLRGSAPGGAWWRAAVSEVLRVRPPVHTAARVLVRDLPLASRTLPAGVVAAAPIVLLHRDPRAWEAPEEVRPERFLRDGRHVVDEVPAAAYLPFGGGARRCLGEPLTWLLADAALPAVLARIRVAPALARAERQVVRGTVLVPHRGALSVLHPA; encoded by the coding sequence ATGAGCGCCCCGCCGCCCGCCCCGACGCCCACCCCGGCGCGCACCGCCGGCCCGCCGGCCGGCCCGAGCCGGGAGCCGTACGCGCCCGGGGAGCTGCCGCCCGGCCCCCGTGCACCGGCGGCCGTGCAGACCGTCGCGTTCCACCGCGACCCGCTCGGCACGCTGCAGCGGGCCCGTGACCGGTACGGCGACCTGGTCACCGTGCGCCTGCTCCTCGCGGGGACGCTCGTGGAGTGCTGCGACCCGCAGGACGCGCGGCGGGTCCTCGACGCCGACCCCGGCACGGGGCAGGCCGGCCGCGCCCGCCAGGGCCTGCTCGGCATGGTGTCCGAGCGCTCCGTGCTCGGCGGGGACGGGGCCGCGCACCGCGAGGCGCGGGCGCGCGTGGCCGCCGCGTTCGTCCCGGCCGCGCTCGAGGGGCTGGCCCCGCGGGTCGCCGCGCTCGCCGCGGAGCACGCCGCGTCCTGGCCGACGGGGCGCCCGACCCGCCTGCTGCCCCGGGTGCGGGCGCTCTGCGACGACGTCTTCGTCCGCCTCGTGCTCGGCGTCGAGGACCCGGGGCGGGCGCGGGCCCTGGCCGGGGCGGTGCAGCGCATGCTGTGGACGCCCGGCAACCCGCCGACGCCGGTCCCCGGCCAGCAGGCCGGGCCCCTCGTGCAGGCCGCGGCCCGGGCCGCCTTCGCGCAGCGCAGCGCGGCCGCCCGCAGGCTGCTCGCCGACGAGGTGCGCGCGCGGCGCGCCGCCGGTCGTGCGGGCGGCGGCGCCGTGGGGGCCCTGCTCGCCGACGACGCGCTCGGGGTCGGGGACGCCGTCGACCAGCTCCTGCCGCTGACCATGGCCGGGCAGGAGCCGCCCGCCGCCGGCCTGGCCTGGGTGCTCGAGCGGTCCTCGCGGCTGCCCGCGCTCGACGCGGGCCTGCGGGGGTCCGCGCCGGGGGGCGCGTGGTGGCGCGCGGCCGTGAGCGAGGTGCTGCGGGTGCGCCCGCCGGTGCACACCGCGGCCCGGGTGCTCGTGCGCGACCTCCCGCTGGCCTCGCGCACCCTGCCGGCCGGGGTGGTCGCCGCGGCGCCGATCGTCCTGCTGCACCGCGACCCACGCGCGTGGGAGGCGCCGGAGGAGGTGCGTCCCGAGCGCTTCCTGCGCGACGGGCGGCACGTGGTCGACGAGGTGCCCGCGGCCGCGTACCTGCCCTTCGGCGGCGGCGCGCGCCGCTGCCTGGGGGAGCCCCTCACGTGGCTGCTCGCCGACGCCGCGCTGCCCGCGGTGCTCGCCCGGATCCGGGTGGCCCCGGCGCTGGCGCGGGCCGAGCGCCAGGTGGTGCGCGGCACGGTGCTCGTGCCGCACCGCGGCGCGCTCAGCGTCCTGCACCCGGCCTGA